Proteins found in one Synechococcus sp. LA31 genomic segment:
- a CDS encoding UPF0182 family protein encodes MRLSVPALKRALRWLGWLAIGMGVLVLVPRLVIEAQWFGQFNSQSVVLRRWALQLVAFALVFGLGVPLQLHQLQRCWRLRQRAARKTLPADPLVPLGPPLLLALLAALLILLAGGLTYLMVQASDLIAEPFSGDVITGIPVLADLPPWLFLGLAVALLPLLLIWPYTSLQVALAAALAGSATAVARGWSLWLPALLAVPFGERDPLTGFDLSFTVLRLPALHLLVSVVLVQGLVGLAGCLWLTFSEGNSLSELRFPGLNREQQRVLQPQLAVLALTGSLSNALAPFNLMLHGSGVAAGAGFVDLHVRLPLRLLLALLLLLTGIGLLVPIPRRWLHRGALLPLLSTTLLVPFTEWVVAPVVQRIWVQPRELALETPYLRRTIAATRRAFGLEAVREVDLEPRQELTPNDLKAAPGTLANVRLWDSGPLLEANRQLQQLRLYYRFPSAAVDRYPLNDDPERQGKQQVLIAARELDTSALAKNSRTWLNRHLVFTHGYGFTVSTVNASGPDGLPLYFVKDLGRSGRVQGIPQLGISNEQAQRALPVGRPKLYFASDRAPYAIAPTQVREFDYPEGDLNVYSHYDGLAGVPIHGPIDRVMAAIYLWEPRLLFTGSLTTSSRLLMRRQVNERLTALAPFLRFESKPYLVTARVNNVPGFQNDHHQYWLLDGFTVSRSYPYSDPNPSGIRYFRNPVKAVVDAYNGHVWLYVSDPSDPVLRTWKRAFPDLFKPLSAMPPELLAHIQVPQSQFQVQAERLLRYHVTDVRTFYNGDDVWAIPQEIYGDSTAPVRPYHVTMQLPGEARPEFVLLLPFTPLRRANMVGWLAARNDTPNYGELLLARFPQQRLLLGPQQVSALIEQDPAISYQFGLWNRDGSKLIRGNLLVMPVGKGLLYVEPIYLQSNNNGLPTLVRVVVTDGRRFVMERNLDAALEQLVAARPRPLPQALTLPDPAAAVPLP; translated from the coding sequence TTGCGGCTTTCCGTTCCTGCCCTGAAGCGGGCTTTGCGCTGGCTGGGTTGGCTGGCCATCGGCATGGGGGTGCTGGTGCTGGTGCCCCGCCTGGTGATCGAGGCCCAGTGGTTTGGGCAGTTCAACAGCCAATCGGTGGTGTTGCGCCGTTGGGCTTTGCAGTTGGTGGCCTTTGCCCTCGTGTTTGGCCTTGGTGTGCCCCTGCAGTTGCATCAGCTCCAGCGCTGCTGGCGCCTGCGCCAGCGGGCCGCGCGTAAAACCCTGCCGGCTGACCCGCTGGTGCCGCTTGGCCCGCCCTTGTTATTGGCATTGCTGGCGGCGCTGCTGATTTTGCTGGCCGGTGGCCTCACCTATTTGATGGTTCAGGCCAGTGATCTGATCGCTGAGCCGTTCAGCGGTGATGTGATCACAGGGATTCCGGTGCTGGCGGATCTGCCGCCTTGGTTGTTTCTGGGGTTGGCGGTGGCGCTGCTGCCCCTGCTGTTGATTTGGCCTTACACCAGCCTCCAGGTGGCCTTGGCGGCAGCCTTGGCAGGGTCGGCCACCGCTGTGGCTCGTGGTTGGAGCCTCTGGTTGCCCGCTCTGCTGGCGGTGCCATTCGGTGAGCGCGATCCCCTCACCGGCTTCGATTTGAGTTTTACGGTACTGCGGCTTCCGGCGTTGCACCTGCTGGTGAGTGTGGTGTTGGTGCAAGGCCTGGTGGGTTTGGCCGGCTGCCTCTGGCTCACCTTTAGTGAGGGCAACAGCCTTTCGGAGCTTCGCTTCCCGGGGCTCAACCGTGAGCAGCAGCGGGTGCTGCAGCCCCAGTTGGCGGTGCTGGCTCTGACGGGATCCCTCAGCAATGCTCTTGCCCCCTTCAACCTGATGCTGCACGGCAGCGGGGTGGCGGCCGGTGCGGGCTTTGTCGATCTGCATGTGCGGCTTCCTCTGCGCCTGCTGCTGGCTCTGTTGCTCTTGCTCACGGGCATCGGCCTGCTGGTGCCGATCCCCCGCCGTTGGCTTCACCGCGGTGCTCTGCTGCCGCTGCTGTCCACCACCTTGCTGGTGCCGTTCACCGAATGGGTGGTGGCACCGGTGGTGCAGCGCATTTGGGTGCAACCGCGCGAGCTTGCCCTTGAAACCCCCTATCTGCGCCGAACCATTGCGGCGACCCGCCGTGCCTTCGGTCTGGAGGCTGTGCGTGAGGTGGATCTGGAGCCGCGGCAGGAGCTCACGCCCAACGATCTCAAAGCGGCGCCCGGCACCCTGGCCAATGTGCGTCTCTGGGACAGCGGCCCGCTACTGGAGGCGAATCGTCAGTTGCAGCAGCTGCGCCTCTACTACCGCTTTCCCTCGGCGGCAGTGGATCGCTACCCGCTCAATGACGACCCCGAGCGCCAGGGAAAGCAGCAGGTGTTGATCGCCGCCCGAGAGCTTGATACCTCGGCTCTGGCCAAGAATTCCCGCACCTGGTTGAACCGCCACCTGGTGTTCACCCACGGCTACGGCTTCACCGTGTCGACGGTGAATGCCTCCGGGCCGGATGGTTTGCCGCTGTATTTCGTGAAGGACCTAGGCCGCAGCGGCAGGGTGCAGGGCATTCCGCAACTGGGCATCAGCAATGAGCAGGCCCAACGGGCTTTGCCGGTGGGTCGCCCCAAGCTCTACTTCGCTTCCGACCGGGCGCCTTATGCGATCGCGCCCACCCAGGTGCGCGAATTCGATTACCCGGAGGGTGATCTGAACGTGTACTCCCACTACGACGGCCTGGCCGGTGTGCCGATCCATGGCCCCATCGATCGGGTGATGGCGGCGATCTATCTGTGGGAACCGAGGCTGCTGTTCACCGGCTCCCTCACCACCTCCTCACGGCTGCTGATGCGCCGGCAGGTGAACGAACGGCTTACAGCTCTGGCTCCGTTCCTGCGCTTCGAGAGCAAGCCCTACCTGGTCACCGCCAGGGTGAACAACGTGCCGGGCTTTCAAAACGACCATCACCAGTACTGGCTGCTGGATGGTTTCACAGTGAGCCGCAGTTATCCCTACTCCGACCCCAATCCCAGTGGTATCCGCTATTTCCGTAACCCGGTGAAGGCGGTCGTGGATGCGTACAACGGCCATGTGTGGCTCTACGTAAGCGATCCAAGCGACCCGGTGCTGCGTACTTGGAAGCGGGCCTTCCCGGACCTGTTCAAGCCGCTGTCGGCGATGCCCCCGGAGCTGCTTGCTCACATTCAGGTGCCCCAGAGCCAGTTTCAGGTGCAGGCGGAGCGCTTGCTCCGCTACCACGTCACCGATGTGCGCACCTTCTACAACGGTGACGACGTGTGGGCTATCCCTCAGGAGATTTACGGCGACAGCACCGCGCCGGTGCGGCCCTATCACGTGACGATGCAGCTGCCCGGGGAAGCACGACCGGAGTTCGTGCTGCTGCTGCCGTTCACGCCGCTGCGCCGCGCCAACATGGTGGGCTGGCTGGCAGCCCGCAACGACACGCCGAATTACGGCGAGCTGCTGCTGGCACGCTTCCCGCAGCAGCGCCTGCTGTTGGGTCCGCAACAGGTGTCGGCCCTGATTGAGCAGGATCCGGCGATTAGCTATCAGTTTGGCCTCTGGAACCGCGATGGTTCCAAGCTGATCCGCGGCAATTTGCTCGTGATGCCGGTGGGCAAGGGATTGCTCTATGTGGAGCCTATCTACCTCCAGAGCAACAACAACGGACTGCCCACGCTGGTGCGAGTGGTGGTTACTGATGGGCGCCGCTTCGTGATGGAGCGCAACCTTGATGCAGCGCTAGAGCAGCTGGTAGCGGCTCGGCCCCGGCCTTTGCCTCAGGCCCTCACCCTGCCTGATCCTGCAGCAGCAGTTCCATTGCCCTGA
- the thrC gene encoding threonine synthase yields the protein MTATLSRSTLGPTFTGLKCKECGHPYEAGARHVCEDVCFGPLEVVYDYEAIKSRVSRATIEAGPASIWRYREFLPIAGDPIDVGTGFTPLLKANNLAKRLGLKSLYIKNDGVNMPTLSFKDRVVSVALTRARELGFTTVSCASTGNLANSTAAIAAHAGLECCVFIPSDLELGKVLGTLIYNPTLMAVKGNYDQVNRLCSEVANTYGWGFVNINLRPYYSEGSKTLGYEVIEQLGWELPDHIVAPLASGSLFTKIRKGFDEFIKCGLVEEKAVRFSGAQAEGCNPIATAFREGRDFITPVKPNTVAKSIAIGNPADGPYAIDIANRTGGSIADVTDAEIIDGIKLLAETEGVFTETAGGTTIAVLKKLVEQGKINPDERTVAYITGNGLKTTEAVADAIGKPYTIEAQLDSFNAAWQQAQAPA from the coding sequence GTGACAGCCACCCTCTCCCGCTCCACCCTGGGCCCCACCTTCACGGGCTTGAAGTGCAAGGAATGCGGCCATCCCTATGAAGCGGGCGCCCGCCACGTGTGCGAAGACGTCTGCTTCGGTCCGCTTGAGGTGGTCTACGACTATGAAGCGATCAAGAGCCGTGTCAGCCGCGCCACGATCGAAGCCGGCCCCGCCTCCATCTGGCGTTACCGCGAATTTCTGCCCATTGCGGGCGACCCCATCGATGTGGGTACTGGCTTTACCCCGTTGCTGAAGGCCAACAACCTGGCCAAGCGCCTGGGGCTGAAGAGCCTCTACATCAAGAACGACGGCGTGAACATGCCGACGCTCTCCTTCAAAGACCGGGTGGTGAGCGTGGCCCTCACCCGCGCCCGCGAGCTGGGCTTCACCACGGTGAGCTGCGCTTCCACTGGCAACCTGGCGAACTCCACAGCCGCCATTGCTGCCCACGCCGGATTGGAGTGCTGCGTCTTCATCCCCAGCGATCTGGAGCTGGGCAAGGTGCTCGGCACGCTGATTTACAACCCCACCCTGATGGCGGTGAAGGGCAACTACGACCAGGTGAACCGCCTGTGCTCGGAGGTAGCCAACACCTACGGCTGGGGCTTCGTGAACATCAACCTGCGCCCCTACTACTCCGAAGGCTCCAAGACCCTCGGCTATGAGGTGATCGAGCAGCTGGGCTGGGAGCTGCCCGATCACATCGTGGCGCCCCTGGCCTCCGGTTCCTTGTTCACCAAGATCCGCAAAGGTTTCGATGAATTCATCAAATGCGGCCTGGTGGAAGAGAAAGCCGTGCGCTTCAGTGGCGCGCAGGCCGAGGGCTGCAACCCCATCGCCACCGCCTTCCGCGAAGGTCGTGACTTCATTACACCGGTGAAACCCAACACCGTTGCCAAGTCGATCGCGATCGGCAATCCGGCCGATGGCCCCTATGCCATCGACATCGCCAACCGCACCGGCGGCAGCATCGCCGATGTGACGGATGCCGAAATCATCGATGGCATCAAGCTCCTGGCGGAAACGGAAGGTGTATTCACCGAAACCGCTGGCGGCACCACGATTGCGGTGCTGAAGAAGCTGGTGGAGCAGGGCAAAATCAACCCTGATGAGCGCACCGTGGCTTACATCACTGGCAATGGCCTCAAAACCACCGAGGCCGTGGCGGACGCCATCGGCAAGCCCTACACGATCGAAGCGCAACTCGACAGCTTCAACGCCGCGTGGCAGCAGGCTCAAGCCCCTGCCTGA
- a CDS encoding MoaD/ThiS family protein encodes MPVQVLIPTPLQKFTNDEASVALDATSVDSLIDALEGRYPGLKARLCDEAGKLRRFLNVYVNSEDIRFLDNQATALNDGDEVSIVPAVAGG; translated from the coding sequence ATGCCCGTTCAGGTTCTGATCCCCACTCCCCTTCAGAAGTTCACCAACGACGAAGCCAGCGTTGCGCTCGACGCCACCAGCGTGGACAGCCTGATCGATGCCCTCGAAGGTCGCTATCCCGGCCTCAAAGCCCGCCTTTGCGACGAGGCCGGCAAGCTGCGCCGTTTTCTCAATGTGTATGTGAACAGCGAGGACATCCGCTTCCTCGACAACCAAGCCACCGCCCTCAACGACGGTGATGAAGTGAGCATCGTTCCTGCCGTAGCCGGCGGCTGA
- a CDS encoding cupin, producing the protein MTQAPERQRQDEQLAGKALLFDYRQAANPVRSGLTEPIPYRCWGPELHSQGPTAVLPLDLSAELGVKGPATSPGLAAHFIRIAAEEGVRAAANATSSLFFVLSGSGVCRSRHSGGSDREILWQQGDLFVLPAGGTPLLEAHTNSALYWVHDAPLLDYLGVTPSAPRFQATHYDAAWLQAELLELANQPGSSNSNRISLLLANRDLPSTRTVTHVLWAMFGIVPAGSTQAPHRHQSVALDLIITCQPGVYTLVGTELNAEGDIRNPKRIDWQSGGAFITPPGHWHSHVNESGEPAWLLPIQDAGLQTYLRSLDIRFT; encoded by the coding sequence ATGACCCAGGCTCCTGAGCGCCAGCGCCAAGACGAGCAGTTGGCAGGCAAAGCGCTGCTGTTTGACTACCGCCAGGCAGCAAATCCCGTTCGATCTGGGCTCACCGAACCGATCCCTTACCGCTGCTGGGGACCTGAACTCCACAGCCAAGGACCAACGGCCGTTCTGCCGCTCGATCTCAGTGCTGAACTCGGGGTGAAGGGGCCAGCCACCAGCCCTGGACTGGCCGCCCATTTCATCCGGATCGCCGCAGAAGAAGGCGTTCGGGCTGCCGCAAACGCCACCAGTTCGCTGTTCTTCGTGCTCTCCGGCTCGGGCGTCTGCCGCTCCCGCCACTCCGGTGGAAGCGACCGCGAGATCCTGTGGCAGCAAGGCGATCTGTTTGTGTTGCCAGCCGGTGGCACACCTCTGCTGGAGGCCCACACCAACAGCGCTCTGTACTGGGTGCACGATGCACCCCTGCTGGATTACCTGGGCGTTACGCCTTCGGCGCCTCGCTTCCAGGCCACCCACTACGATGCCGCCTGGCTACAGGCCGAGCTCCTGGAGCTAGCCAACCAACCCGGCAGCAGCAACAGCAACCGGATCAGCCTGCTGCTGGCCAACCGGGATCTTCCCAGCACACGCACGGTGACCCACGTGCTCTGGGCGATGTTCGGCATCGTGCCTGCCGGCAGCACCCAGGCACCCCACCGCCATCAATCGGTCGCGCTCGATTTGATCATCACGTGTCAACCAGGGGTTTACACCCTTGTGGGCACTGAGCTCAATGCGGAGGGCGATATCCGCAACCCGAAACGCATCGACTGGCAATCAGGTGGAGCCTTCATCACACCCCCCGGCCACTGGCATTCCCACGTGAATGAGAGCGGGGAACCAGCATGGTTACTGCCCATCCAAGATGCCGGCTTGCAGACCTACCTGCGCAGCCTCGACATCCGCTTCACCTGA
- the ftsH gene encoding ATP-dependent zinc metalloprotease FtsH, with the protein MSSSESSDLPANLGLARAPQPSYSRLLEQLRAGKVKELVLSPGQREVKVTYADGKRVNVPVFSNDQVLLRTAQEARVPLTVRDERQDQATASLVSNGLLLLLLFGGLVLLLRRSAQVANRAMGFGRSKARMVQPEAAVSVRFEDVAGIQEAKEELQEVVAFLKEPERFTAVGARIPKGVLLVGPPGTGKTLLAKAIAGEAGVPFFSMAASEFVELFVGVGASRVRDLFRQAKEKSPCIVFIDEIDAVGRQRGAGIGGGNDEREQTLNQLLTEMDGFAENSGVILLAATNRADVLDTALMRPGRFDRRIHVDLPDRRGREAILAVHARSRPLDPKVCLADWASRTPGFSGADLSNLLNEAAILTARRDRSCIDDAALGDALERITMGLTAAPLQDSAKKRLIAYHEIGHALITTLLPAADRLDKVTLLPRAGGVGGFARTMPDEEVLDSGLISKAYLQARLVVAMGGRAAELVVFGPSEITQGAAGDLEMVSRIGREMVTRYGFSSLGPVSLEGEGHEVFLGRDWLRSEPHYSQETGNRIDAQVQQLARASLAQAVALLQPRRALMDELVNLLIARETIEGAEFAALVERSEPTTESSATEISVTAVTS; encoded by the coding sequence GTGAGCAGCAGCGAATCCTCTGATCTGCCGGCAAATCTGGGGCTGGCCCGAGCTCCGCAGCCCAGTTACAGCCGACTGCTGGAACAGCTTCGCGCCGGCAAAGTGAAAGAGCTGGTGCTCTCGCCCGGTCAGCGGGAGGTGAAGGTCACCTACGCCGATGGCAAGCGGGTCAACGTTCCGGTCTTCAGCAACGACCAGGTGCTGCTACGCACCGCACAGGAGGCGCGCGTTCCTCTCACCGTGCGTGATGAGCGCCAAGACCAGGCCACCGCCAGCCTGGTCTCGAACGGTCTGCTGTTGCTCCTGCTCTTCGGGGGTCTTGTTCTCTTGCTGCGCCGCTCGGCTCAGGTGGCCAACCGTGCCATGGGTTTCGGGCGCAGTAAGGCCCGCATGGTGCAACCGGAAGCGGCCGTGTCGGTGCGATTCGAGGATGTGGCTGGCATTCAAGAGGCGAAGGAAGAGCTGCAGGAAGTGGTGGCCTTCCTGAAGGAACCGGAGCGTTTCACCGCTGTTGGTGCAAGGATTCCCAAGGGTGTGCTGCTGGTTGGCCCGCCGGGAACCGGCAAGACGCTGCTGGCCAAGGCGATTGCCGGAGAAGCCGGGGTGCCGTTTTTCTCGATGGCGGCCTCTGAGTTTGTGGAGCTGTTTGTTGGTGTTGGTGCCAGCCGTGTGCGTGATCTGTTCCGGCAGGCCAAAGAGAAGTCTCCCTGCATCGTGTTCATCGACGAGATCGATGCAGTGGGCCGGCAGCGCGGTGCCGGCATCGGTGGTGGCAACGACGAGCGGGAGCAGACCCTCAATCAGCTGCTCACCGAGATGGATGGCTTTGCCGAGAATTCGGGCGTGATCTTGCTCGCTGCCACCAATCGCGCTGATGTGTTGGATACGGCGCTGATGCGTCCGGGCCGCTTCGACCGGCGCATCCACGTGGATCTGCCTGATCGCCGCGGCCGCGAAGCCATCCTGGCGGTGCATGCCCGCAGCCGGCCCCTGGATCCTAAGGTGTGCCTGGCCGACTGGGCTAGCCGCACCCCAGGCTTCTCTGGCGCTGATCTCTCGAATCTTCTCAACGAGGCGGCCATTCTCACCGCCCGTCGTGATCGTTCCTGCATTGATGACGCCGCCCTCGGTGACGCCCTGGAGCGCATCACCATGGGGCTCACGGCGGCTCCCCTGCAAGACAGCGCCAAGAAACGCCTGATTGCTTATCACGAAATCGGTCACGCCTTGATCACCACCTTGCTGCCGGCGGCCGATCGGCTCGACAAAGTGACCCTGCTGCCCCGAGCCGGCGGTGTGGGTGGATTTGCGCGCACCATGCCCGATGAGGAAGTGCTTGATTCAGGGCTGATCAGCAAGGCTTACCTGCAGGCGCGCCTGGTGGTGGCGATGGGGGGCCGAGCTGCTGAGCTTGTGGTGTTCGGCCCAAGCGAGATCACCCAGGGTGCCGCTGGTGATCTGGAGATGGTGAGCCGTATCGGCCGCGAGATGGTGACGCGCTACGGCTTTTCATCACTGGGCCCTGTATCACTTGAGGGTGAAGGCCATGAAGTGTTCCTCGGGCGCGACTGGTTGCGCTCGGAGCCGCACTATTCCCAGGAAACGGGTAATCGCATTGATGCCCAGGTGCAGCAGTTGGCTCGCGCCTCTCTCGCTCAAGCTGTGGCGCTGCTCCAGCCCCGCCGTGCGTTGATGGATGAGCTTGTCAACCTGCTGATCGCGCGCGAAACCATTGAAGGTGCCGAGTTTGCTGCACTGGTTGAACGCAGCGAGCCAACGACTGAGAGCTCAGCAACAGAGATCTCAGTTACGGCTGTGACGTCCTGA
- the rpmF gene encoding 50S ribosomal protein L32: MAVPKKKTSKGKRNQRHATWKGKAAVAAQKALSIGKAVLSGRAQGFVYPVAEDEADQG; this comes from the coding sequence ATGGCTGTTCCCAAGAAGAAAACCTCCAAGGGCAAGCGCAACCAGCGCCATGCCACCTGGAAAGGCAAGGCTGCCGTTGCCGCTCAGAAGGCTCTGTCGATTGGTAAGGCTGTCCTCAGCGGCCGCGCACAGGGCTTTGTGTACCCCGTGGCTGAAGACGAGGCCGATCAAGGCTGA
- a CDS encoding DUF565 domain-containing protein, whose translation MTRLPLQRTRLDGVQRRLGTQLLGGFRGSWRRRSLSVLALLLGFYAGENLTALWLEQVGMRPVVVLVMVLGLELLVRLRTRFVGERPTLAWLMADNLRLGVVYAVVLEAFKLGS comes from the coding sequence ATGACGCGTCTTCCGCTTCAGCGCACGCGGCTCGATGGCGTGCAGCGCCGTTTGGGAACGCAACTGCTCGGAGGCTTTCGCGGAAGCTGGCGGCGGCGGAGCCTTTCGGTGCTGGCTTTGCTGCTGGGGTTCTATGCGGGCGAGAACCTCACAGCGCTGTGGCTCGAGCAGGTTGGGATGCGCCCGGTGGTGGTGCTTGTGATGGTGCTTGGGCTTGAGTTGTTGGTGCGGTTGCGCACCCGATTCGTGGGTGAGCGCCCGACTTTGGCTTGGTTGATGGCCGACAACCTGCGCCTTGGTGTGGTGTATGCGGTTGTTCTGGAAGCCTTCAAGCTCGGTTCATGA
- a CDS encoding HAD-IA family hydrolase, whose amino-acid sequence MGAGLAALLWDVDGTLAETELDGHRLAFNRAFADAGLPWHWDVPLYQQLVRISGGRERIAHFLRQVEGSSPEPQQVERLQAAKQCHYRNLVANGGLQLRPGVERLIGSAAAAGVTQVIVTTSGRQAVRALLDQLLPQHESCFLFWVCGEDVQCKKPNPAAYRLALERLALPPQHVVALEDSANGLAAAVGAGITTVVTRSGCSATEPPEAFAAAAAEVDHLGDVDRPLQVHRGAACPEGQVTLSYLQQQLPA is encoded by the coding sequence ATGGGAGCTGGCCTTGCGGCACTGCTCTGGGATGTGGATGGCACCCTCGCTGAAACAGAGCTGGATGGCCATCGCCTGGCCTTCAACCGCGCTTTTGCTGATGCGGGGCTTCCCTGGCATTGGGATGTGCCGCTTTATCAGCAGTTGGTGCGAATTAGCGGCGGCCGCGAGCGCATCGCCCACTTTCTGCGGCAGGTGGAAGGGAGCTCACCTGAACCGCAGCAGGTGGAGCGTCTGCAGGCTGCCAAGCAGTGCCATTACCGCAACCTCGTGGCCAACGGTGGTCTGCAGCTCCGGCCCGGTGTCGAGCGCTTGATTGGCAGCGCTGCTGCCGCCGGTGTCACGCAGGTGATCGTGACCACCAGCGGCAGGCAGGCGGTGCGTGCCTTGTTGGATCAGTTGCTCCCGCAGCACGAGAGCTGCTTTTTGTTCTGGGTGTGTGGTGAGGATGTGCAGTGCAAGAAGCCCAACCCTGCCGCTTACCGGCTGGCTCTGGAACGCCTGGCGCTACCACCGCAGCACGTGGTGGCTCTTGAGGATTCCGCCAATGGCCTGGCGGCTGCCGTCGGAGCTGGCATCACCACGGTGGTGACCCGGAGTGGTTGCAGTGCCACCGAGCCCCCCGAGGCTTTCGCGGCTGCCGCTGCCGAGGTCGACCACCTTGGCGATGTCGATCGACCGTTGCAGGTTCATCGCGGTGCCGCTTGCCCTGAGGGTCAGGTCACGCTGTCCTATCTGCAGCAGCAGCTGCCGGCTTGA
- the recJ gene encoding single-stranded-DNA-specific exonuclease RecJ, translated as MLPQPSEQRWQLPAPVQINPELRSSGLSDPLLSALQRRGYEDPEAIAVLLEPPDAPDARRHFPDLGKAVQRLRQACKDHEPLAICGDYDADGMTSTALLVGVLRLLGAQPQAAIPSRQEDGYGLNSGMVERLAADGIRLLVTVDNGVAAREALLRAKELQVDVIVTDHHTLPEELPPLLALLHPACTPDRSPYRGLAGVGLAYVLAIALARNCRSEQGLAMARDLFCIGTIADMAPLQGVNRRWLMDGLPALKRSGLVGLQALQQVAGIDDAPIDATAVGFQIAPRINAVGRLGDPQLVVDLLTTNDREEALELARQCEQLNRQRRDLCDAIEAEARALVEADGEQRSPFLLLAQSHWHHGVIGIVAARLVDHFGLPVALLAAEGEGRLRASVRAPRGFAVDTALQACSDLLERHGGHPAAGGFTVRAEQLTALHERLNQRARSWLEEQGGVRLVEPEALVNLEQLTSSFWRELQRLEPFGSGHPAPLFWSSRCCISQQRLLRGGHLQLTLRQGEATMRAIAWRWGGGETLPKEVDVAFQLRLNRWNGTEQLQLELAALRASSGDTVLLERSNRHYWVSRDGDALVIRNAAGDELRGQPDLATSGGFYSNHPNNDHPYVQALLQDAAMAMGLAA; from the coding sequence TTGCTCCCTCAACCCTCCGAGCAGCGCTGGCAATTGCCCGCCCCAGTTCAGATCAACCCCGAGCTGCGCAGCAGCGGGTTAAGCGATCCCCTGCTCTCTGCGCTGCAGCGGCGGGGTTATGAGGATCCCGAAGCGATTGCTGTGCTGCTGGAGCCACCGGATGCACCGGATGCACGGCGCCATTTTCCCGATCTCGGCAAGGCAGTGCAGAGGCTGCGCCAGGCCTGCAAAGACCATGAACCCTTGGCCATCTGCGGCGACTACGACGCCGACGGCATGACCAGCACCGCCCTGCTGGTTGGTGTACTCCGCTTGCTGGGAGCCCAGCCGCAGGCCGCTATCCCCAGCAGGCAGGAGGATGGCTACGGGCTCAACAGCGGCATGGTGGAGCGGCTGGCAGCCGACGGCATCCGTTTGCTGGTCACCGTGGACAACGGTGTGGCCGCCCGCGAAGCTCTACTGCGGGCCAAAGAGCTGCAGGTGGACGTGATCGTGACCGATCACCACACCCTGCCCGAAGAGCTGCCACCCCTTCTGGCTCTGCTGCACCCGGCCTGCACACCTGATCGCTCGCCTTACCGCGGTCTTGCGGGCGTGGGTCTGGCCTACGTGCTGGCCATCGCCCTGGCGCGGAACTGCCGCTCCGAACAAGGGCTGGCGATGGCCCGCGACCTGTTCTGCATCGGGACCATCGCTGATATGGCTCCCCTGCAGGGTGTCAACCGGCGCTGGCTGATGGATGGGCTACCTGCCCTCAAGCGCAGTGGCCTGGTGGGCCTGCAGGCGCTGCAACAGGTCGCAGGCATCGACGATGCCCCTATAGACGCCACGGCGGTGGGATTTCAGATCGCCCCGCGGATCAACGCCGTAGGCCGACTGGGCGATCCGCAGCTGGTGGTGGATCTACTCACCACCAACGACCGCGAGGAAGCCCTGGAGCTGGCGCGCCAGTGCGAACAGCTCAACCGCCAACGCCGCGACCTCTGCGATGCCATCGAAGCGGAGGCACGGGCTCTGGTGGAAGCCGACGGCGAGCAGCGCAGTCCGTTTCTGCTGTTGGCCCAGAGCCATTGGCACCACGGGGTGATCGGCATCGTGGCCGCACGCCTGGTGGATCATTTCGGCCTGCCAGTGGCCTTGCTGGCTGCCGAGGGAGAGGGGCGTCTGCGGGCTTCGGTGCGGGCTCCGCGGGGGTTCGCTGTGGATACAGCACTGCAGGCCTGCAGCGACCTGCTGGAGCGCCATGGCGGCCACCCGGCCGCCGGAGGCTTCACCGTGCGAGCAGAGCAGCTCACCGCCTTACATGAGCGGCTAAATCAGCGCGCCCGCAGCTGGCTTGAGGAGCAGGGGGGGGTGAGGCTGGTGGAGCCTGAAGCCCTAGTGAATCTGGAGCAACTCACCTCCAGCTTCTGGCGAGAGTTGCAGAGGCTGGAGCCCTTTGGCAGCGGCCACCCGGCACCGCTGTTTTGGAGCAGCCGCTGCTGCATCAGCCAGCAGCGGCTACTGCGCGGCGGCCATCTTCAGCTCACCCTGCGCCAGGGTGAGGCCACGATGCGAGCGATCGCTTGGCGCTGGGGGGGCGGCGAGACTCTGCCCAAGGAGGTGGATGTGGCGTTCCAGCTGCGGCTCAACCGCTGGAATGGCACCGAACAACTGCAACTGGAGCTCGCCGCGTTGCGGGCCAGCTCAGGCGACACAGTGCTGCTCGAGCGCAGCAACCGCCACTACTGGGTCAGCCGCGATGGCGACGCACTGGTGATCCGCAATGCCGCCGGCGATGAACTACGCGGACAGCCGGATCTAGCCACCTCAGGCGGCTTCTACAGCAACCATCCCAATAACGATCATCCTTACGTGCAGGCCCTACTTCAAGACGCCGCCATGGCCATGGGGCTGGCGGCCTGA
- the psb30 gene encoding photosystem II reaction center protein Ycf12/Psb30, translated as MGIDFHLIANFAALFLITVAGPAVIFILFYRRGAL; from the coding sequence ATGGGAATCGATTTCCATCTGATCGCCAACTTTGCGGCCCTGTTCCTGATCACCGTTGCGGGCCCCGCTGTGATCTTCATCCTGTTCTATCGGCGCGGCGCTCTCTGA